AGGTCGTCGATGATCGACGCGGTATCCTCGACCTGCTCTTCTTCCACGCCGAGCTGTTCCATAATGATCTGCTTCACTTTGTCGCGAACGGACATGAAACCTCCCGAAAGTCCACAAAGCTCCGATTCTACCGAGGCGGCAGAGGGAATGCAACGAAGCCTCGATCGGTCTGCAACGGACCTGCGGCTCCGCTAAGCTTCCTTTGTAGCATGATTCGCACGCTCTATCTGCACGGCTTCGCCTCTTCGCCCCAGTCCTCAAAGGCCCGGTTCCTCGCCCGCCAGTTCGAGGAGCAGGGTTGGCCGTTCGACATCCCGGACCTCAACGGCGCGGACTTCCGGCGCCTGACCCTCACGGAGCAGCTTTCCATCGTCGAAAAGCACGCCGCCGGCGGGCCGGTCCACCTGATCGGTTCCAGCCTCGGCGGCTATCTGGCGGCGCTCTACGCCGCGCGCCATCCCGAAGTGCAGAAGCTCATCCTGCTGGCCCCTGCCTTCGGCTTCGCGCGCCTCTACGAAGAGTCCCTGGGTCCTGAGCGGGTGCAGGAATGGCAGCGGCTCGGAGCCATCCGCGTCATGCACTATGGCCTCGGCGCGGAATCAGAGCTGGGCTGGCAGTTTCTCGAGGATGCCCGCCGCTACGAGGACGAACCCGCCATCACCCAGCCCTGCCTCATCATCCACGGCACCCGCGATGACGTCGTCCCCGTGCAGGTTTCCCGCCAGTTCGCCCGCACGCGCACCTGCTGCCAGCTCTATGAGGCGGACTCGGACCACGAACTGCGGGATCAGGTGGAAAGGATCTGGGAAATGGGCAGGTCGTTCCTCCAATCGTGACCGCCCGGCGCCGCCTCGGGCGCCAGCCAGTGCTCCGGCAGTCCCAGACGGTCCGGCGTCATCCGGGAGAAAAGCCCGAAGCCGGCCCACGAAAGGTACAGCATGGCCCCGGCGGCGCCCCGGCTCCACCGCCGCAACAGCCAGTAGCCCGGCAGCGTCAGCAGCGCGCATCCCAGCAGCGTCTCCAGCAGATGGTGAACCGTGCCCGCCCCGCACCACGGAAGCTGCAGCAGCAGCCACAGGCTGGCCAGGTTCCAGGCGGCGGCCGGAATCCAGACGCGCGCGGGCAGCGGCCGGACCGGAATCCCCAGATACCGCGCCAGAACCGGCCGGACCAGCAGCAGCAATGCCTGGATCGCCGCGCTGGCCGCCACCGCCCCCGGCGCCTCCCATCGCCGGCCCGCTTCCAGAAGCGCCAGCGCCGACAGCGTCATGATCGCGAACTGCGCCGACTCCGCCCGGAACAGCGTCCCCAGATACACGGGCAGAAGACGGCACGACTGCTGATACCGGCACGGCAGCCAGTAGCCCGCCCACACGTCGAACGGCAGGCTGATCGTGGCGTTCACCATGTAGAACACGGCGAAGGCCATCCAGTGCAGCCATGGCGGCCCCTCTGTGTGCGGGAAGAACGTGGAAGGGAGTTGATAGACAAAAGCCACCAGCGCCACCAGCGCCAGCAGCCCGGCGCCCGCCCGGGCCGCGCTGCGGCGGGCGCGGAAATAGGACTCCGATTCCATCGATCTAGCAGTTCGGATGCCTCAGCGCCCCTGCTTGCGGCAAAAACGGCGCGTTGAAGCTTCCCATCCCAGACTGCCATACTGAAAGTTCATGCTGGCGCGGGTCAGGTATGGCGTGGCGGCTTGGCTGCTGACAGTGATGCCGGGTTATGGCTGGGGGCCGGAGGGCCACCGCCTGATCGCCGAAATCGCCTGGAAACACGCTACCCCCACTGCCCGGGCCGGGATCGCGCAACTGCTGCCGGAAGGGGAGACGTTGATCAGCATCGCTCCCTGGGCCGATGAGATCCGGCCCCAGCGGCGCGAAACCGCCCCCTGGCACTACATCAACATCCCCGTGGAAGCGCCGCAGGGAGAATGGCGCCCTTACTGTCCCGGCGATGAGTGCATCATCACCGCTATCCAGCGCTTCGCCGCCCAGCTCGCCGATCGGCAGCTCCCCGCAGCCGCGCGCGAGGAAGCGCTGCGCTTCCTCGTCCATTTCGTCGCCGATCTCCACCAGCCCCTCCACTGCGGCGACCGCAGGGACAGGGGCGGCAACGACGTCCCCGTCGTCTTCCGGGGCAGAGCCACGAACCTCCACTCGATCTGGGACACCCCCCTGCTGCTCGAAGCGCTTCAGCGCGAGGGCGTGCGCGAACGCCTCCTCCGCCAGGCGGATCCCGACGAGTTCCGCCGAGCCGCGGCGGGCGGCCCCGAGGACTGGGTCTGGGACTCGCAGCGCGCCTCCCGCGACACCGCCTACGCCGCTCTGCCCCCCGAGCGCCCCGCTCTGCTCGCCGACGAGTATGCGGCTCTCGCCTACCCCGTCATCGAGAAGCAGATCCGCCTCGGCGGGCTCCGCCTCGCCGCCCTCCTCAACCGGGCGCTGGATCCCGAGGTGCGCCAAAGCGGCGTCCGCCAGCCTGCCCAAAGGCAGGGCGCACGCGAACAATGATGCGGGCGTTACCAAATTGCGGAGAGGATCGCCCCTTATGAGGGGCCATGCTACAATTTTTGGGAACAGCCCGGCGCAGCAGCCTGCTTTCGTGCAACTTTCATCGGAAGGGTGCGTCTAAGCTGGCAGAGGCCCGTGACCGGGCCGGCGGAGAGATTCAAGGCGTTTGATTGATCATGCAGGCGCACGTCCCCAAGCCCAGCCATCTGGAACCGGTCGATCCGCGAGACGCGCGCCGTGATGAAGCCCCTCTGGCCTCCATCCTGACGCTGCAGGAAGAGCGCAAACCGTGGTTCATCAACCTGTTCTGCACGCTGCGGGAACTGTCCGCCATGAAGCGGCAGCCGCCGCTCATGGTCACCTTCCGGCCAATGACCGAGGAGGAGCTTCTCAGCAGCAAGGACCCGGAACTGCAGCAGCTGGCGCAGTTCCAGGCGGAAAAGTCCTTCTGGCAGTCCCTCCGCGAGAACCTGAAATATCTGTTCACCAAAGAGCCGCCGCTGCAGACCACCGTGCGGCCGCTCACGAAGGAAGAACTCAAGGGATCGGCGCTGGCGGAGTTTGAGGAGGTTGAGCGCCCCTGGTACGTCAGTCTGGCCCTCAATCTCAAGGAGCTGATCTTCCCGCCCAAGCTTCCGCCTCTGGAAGTCACGGCCAAGCCCGTCCAGGTGAAGGAGCTCTTCGCGCCCGATCCCTACAAGGGCCGCTCCCACTTCATCTCCCTGGTTGTTCACATCGGGCTGGTCGCGCTGGCCTTCACCGTGGGCACCAACAAGCAGGTGCAGCAGGCGGTCAAGAACACGATCCAGCTCGTGGCGCCGGTCGAGATTTCCCCCTACATGCCCGAGCTGCCTCCCGCTCCGAAGACCGCGGGCGGCGGCGGTGGCGGTGGCGACCGCTCCCCCCTGCCCGCAAGCAAAGGCCGGCTGCCGCGCGCGGATCTCAAGCAGTTCACTCCTCCCACCGCGGTCGTCCAGAATGAGAACCCGCGGCTCGTGATGGAGCCGACCATCATCGCCGATCCGAACATGCCCCTGCCGAACGTGAACATGCCCAACTTCGGCGACCCGTTCGGCCAGATCGGTCCTCCCTCCAGCGGACCGGGCTCGGGCGGCGGCATCGGCTCCGGCTCGGGCGGCGGCGTGGGTTCCGGCCGCGGTCCGGGCGTCGGACCGGGTTCGGGCGGCGGCTTCGGCGGCGGCGCCTTCCGCATCGGCGGTGGTGTCAGCGCGCCCGTGCCGATCTACAAGGTCGAGCCGGAGTACTCGGAAGAGGCCCGCAAGGCCAAGTATCAGGGCACGGTGGTGTTGGCGATCGTCGTCGATGAAACCGGCAAAGTCACCAACGTCCGCGTCATCCGCCCGCTCGGCATGGGGCTCGACGAAAAGGCCATCGAAGCGGTGACCAAGTGGCGCTTCCGCCCCGGCTACAAGGACGGCAAGCCCGTGCCCGTCATGGCCAACGTGGAAGTGAACTTCCGCCTGCTGTGATTCCCGCCGCTGAGTGATTCAGCCGCGGATCACTTCAACGCCCTGCGGCGCGCGCACGTCGATCCGGTAGGCCGTTCCCTCGCGTTCCACCTTCACTTCGATGAGGCCCTTCGGGTGCGGAACCACTCCCGATGCCCTCTGCAGCGGTCCCAGGTGCGGCCGCACGATCACCTTCGACCACCCCGGCCCGGCCGAATCGACCCCGAGCACCGTCCGGAAAAACTCGACGTTCGGACTCGCGCCCCACGCGTGACAATCCGAGCGCGTGTACGGGTTGTCCCTCTCCGCCCAGGTCGTCAACCCCTCCTTCAGCATGAACTCCCACGTGTGCAGCCGGCTCAGGTAGCGGTCTCCCAGCCCCGCCGCCACCATGGCGCGGTCGAGGTAGTAGCGGAAATAGACCGAGCACTTCGCCATCTCCTGCGCCGGCTCCACGCGCAGCATCAGATCGCGCGCCTCCTGTTGAGACGGGAGAAGCGACGCCAGCACCGCAAGCGCATTGGCGTGCTGCGAATAGTGGCGGTGCGCCAGGTCTTCGCTGTACATGCGCCGCTCGGGGCTCCAGAAGCGCCCGATCGCCTTCGCCAGCCGCGCCGCCTGATCCCGGCACCGCGCAGCCAGCGGCGCAATGCCGAGCGCCTCCTCCAGATCGGCGGCGTATTGCAGCGCCAGCAGCAACTGCAGATGGATGGAAGCAGGCATGATGTCGGGCTCGCAGGGCGCGCGCCCGTTCTGCCAGCCTTCCACCCAGTCGACGTAGTTCCACCACGGCATTGCCCCCAGCAGCCCGTCGTCGCGCAGAAAGCGCTCGTAGAAGCCGAGCACGGCCCGCACGCCGCCCAGCATCTCCTTCACGAACCCAGGATCGTCCACATAGCGCCAGTAGTCGTGCACCATGCCGATCCACCACAGCGAGAACGGCGGGATGTACTGCTGCAGCGTGCTGGGGGCGCGCGAGTACGTGGCGCCTTCCGCCGTGCGCGAGGAGTCGATCTGCTCGATCGCGTTGCGCATCAGGCGCGCATCGCCAGTCATATAGAGCGACACCAGCGCCTGAATGCGCGTGTCGCCCACATACTGCAGCTGCTCGTAGTACGGGCAGTCCATGTACGTCTCGTGCGCGCACAGCCGCGCCGTGCGCCAGCCCGTCTCGAGAATCCGCTGATGCAGCGGATCGCCGCTTTCGAACCGCGCCTTCACTGCAAACGGATATCCCGTGGCCACGCCGCGGATGTCGGCGATCGTCAGCGGCTGATCGGCGGTTTCGATTTCCAGCCGCACGTAGCGGTAGGTCCGCCAGTACAGCGGACGCCACAGCCGCCGCGCGCCGTCCGGCAGGATCGTGTCGCCGTATCCGATGAACTCCTTGCCTTCCACTTCATCGCGGTGGCCCTTCATGCGGCGCGGCTTCAGCTGCTGCCACAGCGCTTCGGCGTAGCGCACTGTGATCGACG
This DNA window, taken from Bryobacteraceae bacterium, encodes the following:
- a CDS encoding endonuclease; this encodes MLARVRYGVAAWLLTVMPGYGWGPEGHRLIAEIAWKHATPTARAGIAQLLPEGETLISIAPWADEIRPQRRETAPWHYINIPVEAPQGEWRPYCPGDECIITAIQRFAAQLADRQLPAAAREEALRFLVHFVADLHQPLHCGDRRDRGGNDVPVVFRGRATNLHSIWDTPLLLEALQREGVRERLLRQADPDEFRRAAAGGPEDWVWDSQRASRDTAYAALPPERPALLADEYAALAYPVIEKQIRLGGLRLAALLNRALDPEVRQSGVRQPAQRQGAREQ